The sequence below is a genomic window from Nocardia fluminea.
TGCCGATTTCGTGCCCGACGAGATCGTGGACCGGTTCTGTGTGATCGGGACTCCTGATGAGCAGCTCGCCCGGTTGTGGGAGCTCGAGCAGCTCGGTGTCGGCCAATTCGCGGTGTACCTGCAGCACGATGCCAAGACGACCACGCTAGAGGCCTATGGCGAGCAAGTGCTGCCGCGGCTGAATCGGCAGGTCACCGCGATCCAAGCGGCCGGTCTGACATGATCGCCGGGCAGTGGCGGGTGGGAGTGCGCCGGTGCGCACGGTGACCATCGATCCGGCGACAGCCGTTGTCCCGCAGCAGATTCGCGCCTCCACACCCCGTCGGACCCGGTTGCTGCGCGTGGTGTACGCGGTGAGCGCGTTCGTGCTCGTGGCGGTGATCTGGGAACTGGTGAAGGTACTGGTGCCCACCGACGGCGTGCGCATCGCGGGCACCCGGGTACTCCCGCGCACCAGCGACGGCGCGCTCCCGCACGTCTGGGCGGTGTTCACCGTGCTCGGCGACGCAGACGGTAAGAGCACGGTCGGCGAAACTCTGCTGCGCACGGGGCTGTTCACGCTGGGTCTGTCGTTGCTCGCGTTGACGCTCGGTGCTGTGGTCGGCGTGGCGCTGGCCGTCGCGATGCAGCGGTTCGGCCGGCTGGAGCGGGGCCTGCTGCCGTATGTGGTGCTGTCGCAGACGGTTCCGCTGATCGCGCTCGCACCGCTGGTGGCGGCATGGGGCGGCAGACTGTCCATCGGCGGTGAGCCGTGGCGGCCGTGGATGAGCATCGTGGTGATCGCTGCCTATCTCGCTTTCTTCCCCATCGCCATCGGGATGCTGCGCGGGCTACAGGCGCCGTCGGCGGCCTCGGTCGAATTACTGCGTAGCTGCTCGGCCGGCTGGTGGGCGACGTTGACGCGCTTACGGTTTCCCGCCGCCGTTCCCTCCTTGATACCGGCGCTCCGGCTGGCCGCCGCGGCCGCGGTGATCGGTGCGATCGTCGCCGAGATCTCCACCGGTACCGCGGGCGGGATCGGGCGGCAGATCATCGTGTTCTCCCAGCAGGCCACCGGCGATTCGGCCCGGCTCTACGCCGCCGTGCTCGCCGCCGCGCTGCTCGGTGTCGTCCTCACCGCCCTGGTCGGTCTGGTGGAGCTGGCGCTGCGCCGCTACAGCAACCCGCCGGGCACCGGCACCGCGAGCGAGGGCCGATGAGCCCCACCGGCACACTCGTCACGCCACCATGTCAGGAAGAAGTACCCATGACCATCTCAGTCGCCGAACCCGGCAGTCCGGGGGCGCCGGCCGCGGTCGAGCTGAGCCATCTCGGCAAGACCTTCGCCGCCGGTGCGGTGACGGCGCTGTCCGATGTCTCGCTCTCCGTCGCGGCGGGCGAATTCGTCTCGCTCATCGGACCTTCCGGCTGCGGCAAGTCGACCCTCTTGCGGATCGTCGCCGACCTCGAGACGCCGAGCAGCGGCACTGTCACCGTGCACGGCAAGCCCGCGCGGCAGGCGCGGATCGACCAGGACTACGGCATCGCGTTCCAGCAGGCCGGTCTGCTCGACTGGCGCACTGTCGCGGCCAATGTCGAACTGCCCCTGGAACTGCACAAAGTGCCGAAGGCGCAGCGCAAGGCACGCAGTGCCGAGCTGCTCGCCATGGCCGGGCTCGGCGAGTTCGCCGACCGCTACCCGGCCGAACTGTCCGGCGGCATGCAGCAGCGCGTCGCGATCGCCCGCGCACTGGCCCGTAAACCCTCGCTGCTGCTGATGGACGAACCGTTCGGTGCGCTCGACGAGATGACCAGAGAACGCATGCAGGACGAGTTGCTGCGCATCGCGGAGGAGACCGGCGCCGCCGTGGTGTTCGTCACCCACTCGATTCCCGAGGCGGTGTACCTCTCGGACCGGGTGGTGGTGCTGTCCGCGCGACCCGGCCGGATCAGCGACATCGTGGCGACCGGCGGCTGGGATCGCCGGGCGGGCAACGATGTCCGGGCGTCCGCGCCGTTCTTCGCCGCCGTCGCCGCGGTGCGCGCGGCACTGCGCGGCGAGGACGACGACACCGTTGTGGCCGGACGGGATCTGCGATGAGGACCTGGCTGCCGCCGATTCTGGTCGGTCTCGTCGTCCTCGCGCTGTGGCAGCTGCTCACGGTGGTGGCGGGCGTGCCCTCGTTCCTGCTGCCCGCGCCCACCGCGATCGCCACCCAGTTCGGCGAGAACGCAGGCCGGATCGTCGATGCCTCGCTCGCCACCGGCACGAACGCGCTGATCGGGTTCGTCGCCGGGACCGTGCTCGGCCTGGCCGCCGCCGTTCTCGCGGTGCGATTCCGCCTGATCGACGGGCTGCTCACACCGCTGGCGGCCGCCGCGGCCGCGGTCCCGATCGTGGCGCTGGCACCCCTGCTGAACTCGATGTACTCCACGACCACCGAGACCCCGCGACGGCTCGTCGTCACCATCGTGGTGTTCTTTCCCGTCTTCGTCAGCACCGCGCGCGGGCTGCGGCA
It includes:
- a CDS encoding ABC transporter permease — encoded protein: MTIDPATAVVPQQIRASTPRRTRLLRVVYAVSAFVLVAVIWELVKVLVPTDGVRIAGTRVLPRTSDGALPHVWAVFTVLGDADGKSTVGETLLRTGLFTLGLSLLALTLGAVVGVALAVAMQRFGRLERGLLPYVVLSQTVPLIALAPLVAAWGGRLSIGGEPWRPWMSIVVIAAYLAFFPIAIGMLRGLQAPSAASVELLRSCSAGWWATLTRLRFPAAVPSLIPALRLAAAAAVIGAIVAEISTGTAGGIGRQIIVFSQQATGDSARLYAAVLAAALLGVVLTALVGLVELALRRYSNPPGTGTASEGR
- a CDS encoding ABC transporter ATP-binding protein, translating into MTISVAEPGSPGAPAAVELSHLGKTFAAGAVTALSDVSLSVAAGEFVSLIGPSGCGKSTLLRIVADLETPSSGTVTVHGKPARQARIDQDYGIAFQQAGLLDWRTVAANVELPLELHKVPKAQRKARSAELLAMAGLGEFADRYPAELSGGMQQRVAIARALARKPSLLLMDEPFGALDEMTRERMQDELLRIAEETGAAVVFVTHSIPEAVYLSDRVVVLSARPGRISDIVATGGWDRRAGNDVRASAPFFAAVAAVRAALRGEDDDTVVAGRDLR
- a CDS encoding ABC transporter permease; the encoded protein is MRTWLPPILVGLVVLALWQLLTVVAGVPSFLLPAPTAIATQFGENAGRIVDASLATGTNALIGFVAGTVLGLAAAVLAVRFRLIDGLLTPLAAAAAAVPIVALAPLLNSMYSTTTETPRRLVVTIVVFFPVFVSTARGLRQVPKVQADLMRSYAASGWQITRAVRLPAALPHLFTGLRIAAPGAVIAAVIAEYFGGLQNGLGSRITSAAANTAYPRAWAYVAGAMCVGLVFLAAVLLLEHLTRRPRTPLLSTIR